Proteins encoded in a region of the Raphanus sativus cultivar WK10039 chromosome 8, ASM80110v3, whole genome shotgun sequence genome:
- the LOC108820718 gene encoding uncharacterized protein LOC108820718 — translation MTHSVFRLLLLPIFPVVEKAYFSNRLWMFFRDTKETEEDIKRMFHQIRDSLKERITLEKKSDPGKFTIPCSVRGIEFPRALCDTRSGVIILPKIMADHLGLKIEPTEESFIFVDCSQQNSGGIVQNLEVQIGDAIIPTDFHVLDVKLNFKTSLLLGRTFLATVVAVCDLKSNKLYLTLIDPTIHYDPVQVIKLPRKESPSLVAACFCSQEYDSMAEYETEQDVSTDRGHIPSTDTVQRTRPMHKSWHRSISYSRRPKRSSQTVISR, via the coding sequence ATGACACATAGCGTTTTCCGTCTGCTATTACTACCCATATTTCCTGTAGTGGAAAAAGCCTACTTTTCAAACAGATTGTGGATGTTTTTCAGGGATACTAAGGAGACAGAAGAAgacatcaagaggatgtttcacCAAATCAGAGATAGTTTGAAGGAGAGGATCACACTGGAGAAGAAGAGCGATCCAGGGAAGTTCACAATACCATGCTCAGTAAGAGGTATTGAGTTCCCTCGTGCTCTCTGCGACACAAGATCAGGAGTTATCATCTTACCCAAgatcatggcagaccatctagGTCTGAAGATAGAGCCTACTGAAGAATCATTCATCTTCGTGGACTGTTCTCAGCAGAACTCTGGAGGCATAGTTCAAAATCTTGAGGTACAGATTGGTGATGCAATCATTCCTACTGACTTTCACGTCCTGGATGTCAAGCTCAACTTCAAGACATCTCTACTACTTGGAAGAACCTTCTTAGCCACAGTTGTAGCTGTTTGCGACCTAAAATCGAACAAGCTCTACCTAACCCTAATTGACCCTACCATCCACTACGATCCCGTTCAGGTCATCAAGCTTCCAAGGAAGGAGAGCCCATCACTCGTAGCAGCATGCTTTTGTTCACAAGAATATGATTCAATGgccgagtacgagacagagcaagatgtatcgaccgacagaggcCATATCCCATCGACCGATACAGTTCAACGCACTCGTCCGATGCACAAATCCTGGCATCGATCGATAAGCTATTCAAGGAGGCCGAAGAGGAGTTCCCAGACGGTGATTTCAAGATAG